A section of the Pseudovibrio sp. M1P-2-3 genome encodes:
- a CDS encoding ABC transporter substrate-binding protein: protein MSLKQKHRGVCLLNIKTVLAATTVSLAGLTVQANAAEVTITCGSVGQEQELCRSSVAEWEKKTGHTANIVSAPTSATDQLALFQQILGSGSDDIDVFQIDVIWPGILGNHFIDLKPYTNGVEAEHFQPIIENNTYKGKLVAMPKYTDAGLLYYRKDLLEKYGEPVPTTWEELTATAQKIQAAERASGKDKMWGFVFQAKAYEGLTCDGLEWVDSYGGGDIVNAEGDITINNPHAVKALNMAASWVGTITPSGVLNYMEEDSRGIFQSGNSVFMRNWPYAWSLAQKEGSSVKGKVGVVALPKGGENGKQTGALGGWQMAVSKYSKNPEAAASLVMWLTSKEEQKKAAIKGSYNPTIPALYSDTEILAVNPFMGQLEATFTNAVARPSRATGSNYNKVSNAFYNAAHKVLSGKTTAEASLAKLEKDLKRIKRKDW, encoded by the coding sequence ATGTCTCTAAAACAAAAACATCGGGGAGTATGTCTTTTGAACATCAAAACAGTTTTAGCCGCAACCACAGTGAGCCTTGCCGGACTGACAGTTCAGGCCAATGCCGCGGAAGTTACGATTACCTGTGGCAGTGTTGGGCAGGAACAGGAGCTCTGCCGTTCCTCTGTCGCTGAGTGGGAAAAGAAAACCGGCCATACTGCCAATATCGTTTCAGCGCCGACCTCCGCCACCGATCAGTTGGCTTTATTTCAGCAAATTTTGGGCTCAGGCTCTGATGATATTGATGTTTTTCAAATTGATGTGATCTGGCCCGGCATTCTGGGTAATCACTTTATCGATCTGAAGCCCTACACAAATGGTGTTGAAGCCGAACATTTCCAGCCAATTATTGAGAACAATACCTATAAGGGCAAACTGGTTGCTATGCCCAAATATACCGATGCGGGCCTTTTGTATTACCGGAAAGATTTGCTGGAAAAATATGGTGAACCAGTACCAACAACTTGGGAAGAGTTGACCGCTACAGCTCAAAAGATTCAAGCAGCTGAACGCGCCTCCGGCAAAGACAAGATGTGGGGATTTGTCTTTCAGGCCAAGGCCTATGAAGGTTTGACCTGTGATGGCTTGGAGTGGGTGGATAGTTACGGCGGCGGCGACATCGTTAACGCGGAAGGCGACATCACCATCAACAACCCTCATGCAGTTAAAGCCTTGAATATGGCGGCAAGCTGGGTTGGTACGATCACCCCTTCAGGTGTGCTGAACTATATGGAAGAAGATTCTCGCGGCATCTTCCAATCCGGTAACTCGGTCTTTATGCGCAACTGGCCCTACGCATGGTCGCTAGCACAAAAAGAAGGCTCGTCCGTCAAGGGTAAAGTGGGTGTTGTTGCACTGCCAAAGGGTGGGGAGAATGGAAAGCAAACCGGAGCGCTGGGAGGCTGGCAAATGGCCGTTTCCAAGTATTCCAAAAACCCCGAGGCCGCTGCAAGCCTTGTCATGTGGCTGACAAGCAAGGAAGAGCAAAAGAAAGCTGCCATCAAAGGGTCTTATAATCCAACAATCCCAGCCCTTTACTCCGACACTGAAATCCTGGCTGTTAACCCGTTTATGGGTCAGTTGGAAGCGACCTTCACCAATGCTGTTGCCCGCCCGTCTCGTGCAACAGGCAGTAATTACAACAAGGTCTCCAACGCTTTTTATAATGCAGCCCATAAGGTTCTCAGCGGGAAAACAACCGCAGAGGCATCCCTTGCAAAGCTGGAAAAAGACTTGAAGCGCATCAAGCGTAAAGACTGGTAG
- a CDS encoding LysR family transcriptional regulator — protein MKKLASSKKWFSDIEKYKTRRLVWDDARAFLAVSRYGTLSAAAASLTMGIATLSRRIDRLENALGVPLFTRQQSGYLLTEDGRNLVEKAEVLEEAALSFGAEAGRQAQLCGKVRLATAENLATSLILPALGEFKRQYPGLTVEVITDIATVNVHRRDADLAIRMVKPERGNVTIKRLGVLGFGLYASKDYARERRAELERGSYETDEFIAWGGAQAYLPAAQWVERILHGRAPAVTTTSLATQVSAVKAGLGLAVIPHLLAQKQGLVCIDPDIGLDQPIYLVIQTDLAQSRKVRVLADFLSDLIVDHRGKLRGY, from the coding sequence ATGAAGAAATTAGCGAGTTCCAAGAAGTGGTTTTCCGATATTGAAAAATACAAAACCCGACGGCTGGTGTGGGATGATGCCCGTGCCTTTCTGGCGGTCTCCCGATATGGCACGTTGAGCGCGGCTGCGGCCTCTCTCACTATGGGGATAGCAACTTTATCCCGCCGGATTGACAGGCTTGAAAATGCACTGGGTGTACCGCTTTTTACACGCCAGCAGTCAGGATATCTCCTCACAGAGGATGGGCGTAATCTGGTTGAAAAAGCAGAGGTGCTGGAAGAGGCTGCTCTGTCCTTTGGGGCAGAAGCCGGACGCCAAGCACAGCTTTGCGGAAAGGTGCGCTTGGCGACCGCTGAGAACCTTGCAACCTCACTTATTCTGCCAGCTCTTGGTGAATTTAAAAGACAGTATCCGGGGCTTACAGTTGAAGTGATCACGGATATCGCCACGGTGAATGTGCATCGCCGCGATGCGGATCTGGCTATTCGCATGGTGAAGCCAGAGCGCGGTAATGTGACCATAAAGCGACTGGGAGTATTAGGGTTTGGCCTTTATGCCAGCAAAGATTATGCGAGAGAACGGCGTGCGGAGCTGGAGCGGGGGAGCTATGAGACGGATGAGTTTATTGCTTGGGGAGGGGCACAGGCCTATTTGCCTGCGGCCCAATGGGTGGAGCGTATTTTGCACGGACGTGCGCCTGCGGTAACCACAACATCTCTTGCGACGCAGGTCTCTGCCGTAAAAGCGGGTTTGGGTCTTGCGGTCATACCCCACCTTTTGGCTCAAAAACAGGGCCTCGTCTGTATTGATCCAGATATTGGTCTGGATCAACCAATTTACCTCGTTATTCAAACGGATCTGGCTCAAAGTCGGAAAGTGCGTGTACTGGCCGATTTTCTAAGTGACTTGATAGTTGATCACCGAGGTAAGTTGCGCGGGTACTAA
- a CDS encoding LacI family DNA-binding transcriptional regulator yields MNLKSLSVHLGLSQTTVSRALNGYSDVSVETRKRVEEAAKKYGYRPNASARKLATGRSRAIGVSFPTDRNLLADPHFIEFLIGLTEQAAECDYDLLLSATKSDSIEGYQRTAGNGAVDLMVLSSLDLSEERLDQLKDIGRPFIVHGRIEGREDYAYLDIDNRQAFYLPTKLLLDLGHRRIAILNGPDGRHYSNQRAKGWADALKEYSIEADLNLTRGGVMSEEVGYRLAKDLLKQAERPTALLCSSVVMAVGAYRAAGELGLSVGSDVSITAHDDGLPLVNPQRMEPALTVTHSPIRAAGKEIALMAKRFVGGVPLEQLKTVWDVELIYRPSVGAPRKKVD; encoded by the coding sequence ATGAATTTGAAAAGCCTTTCTGTCCATCTGGGACTTTCACAAACAACCGTCAGCCGCGCCTTGAACGGGTACAGCGATGTCTCTGTGGAGACGCGCAAACGGGTTGAAGAGGCTGCGAAAAAATATGGGTACCGCCCCAATGCCAGCGCTCGCAAACTGGCAACAGGCAGATCCCGCGCCATTGGCGTTTCCTTTCCCACAGACCGCAATTTGCTCGCTGATCCACACTTTATCGAATTTCTGATCGGGTTGACCGAACAGGCTGCCGAGTGTGATTACGACCTTCTGTTATCCGCAACCAAAAGCGATTCAATTGAAGGGTATCAAAGAACCGCCGGTAATGGCGCTGTCGACCTGATGGTGCTGTCCAGCCTGGATCTGAGCGAAGAGAGGCTGGATCAACTAAAGGATATAGGCAGGCCTTTTATTGTTCATGGGCGCATTGAGGGACGTGAAGACTATGCCTATTTGGACATCGATAACCGGCAAGCGTTCTACCTCCCCACGAAACTTCTTCTGGATCTTGGGCACCGACGGATCGCCATTCTCAATGGCCCTGATGGGCGGCACTATTCCAATCAACGCGCGAAAGGGTGGGCGGATGCCTTGAAAGAGTACTCCATTGAAGCCGATCTGAATCTTACACGCGGCGGTGTGATGAGTGAGGAAGTGGGATACCGGCTTGCAAAAGACTTGCTGAAACAGGCAGAAAGGCCCACCGCGCTTTTATGTTCCAGTGTCGTTATGGCCGTTGGTGCCTACCGCGCGGCGGGAGAGCTTGGACTTTCGGTGGGCTCTGATGTCTCCATAACCGCTCATGATGATGGATTACCTTTGGTCAACCCTCAAAGAATGGAGCCTGCCCTCACAGTTACCCATTCCCCCATCCGCGCAGCAGGCAAGGAAATTGCCTTGATGGCTAAACGCTTTGTGGGAGGCGTACCTTTGGAACAGCTGAAAACCGTTTGGGATGTGGAGCTGATTTACCGCCCATCCGTTGGAGCGCCGCGCAAGAAAGTAGATTGA
- the rpmI gene encoding 50S ribosomal protein L35 — protein sequence MPKLKTKSGAKKRFKLTATGRVKCAQAGKRHGMIKRSKKFIRNARGTTTLCDQDARIVKKFLPYG from the coding sequence ATGCCCAAGTTGAAGACGAAGTCTGGAGCCAAGAAACGCTTCAAACTCACCGCGACAGGCAGAGTTAAATGCGCTCAGGCCGGCAAGCGCCATGGCATGATCAAACGCTCGAAAAAGTTCATCCGTAACGCACGTGGCACAACCACATTGTGCGATCAGGATGCCCGTATCGTGAAGAAGTTCCTGCCATACGGCTAA
- a CDS encoding carbohydrate ABC transporter permease yields MNRTIKTVLFYALVACIVVFSVFPFYYAVVSSLRSGAELFSTSLLPTSFNFENYLGIFTEQPFGRNILNSVIVATSVVIFSLFIAVTASYALARVHFRGRGLLLMTVLSVSMFPQVAILSGMFELIRALGVYNSLPGLIIPNTVLTLPFTVWVLTTFMRELPKELEEAAIVDGASSFTIVRRIFLPLMWPALVTTGLLAFIAAWNEFLFALTFTLSNDVRTVPVAIALLSGASEFELPWGRIMAASVVVTVPIVVLVLIFQRKIVAGLTAGAVKG; encoded by the coding sequence ATGAATAGAACGATCAAAACAGTGCTGTTTTATGCACTTGTCGCCTGCATAGTCGTTTTCTCGGTTTTTCCTTTCTACTATGCCGTTGTCTCTTCCCTGCGTTCGGGGGCGGAACTGTTCAGCACCTCTTTGCTGCCCACATCCTTCAATTTTGAAAATTATCTTGGCATTTTCACCGAGCAGCCTTTTGGCAGGAACATTTTAAACTCGGTTATCGTTGCAACGTCGGTTGTGATCTTCTCGCTGTTTATTGCTGTAACCGCCTCCTATGCACTGGCAAGGGTCCATTTCAGAGGGCGCGGGCTGCTGCTTATGACAGTCTTGAGTGTCTCCATGTTTCCGCAGGTGGCCATACTCTCGGGCATGTTTGAACTCATCCGTGCGCTGGGCGTTTATAACAGTCTGCCCGGCCTCATTATTCCCAATACAGTTCTCACGTTGCCGTTTACTGTCTGGGTTTTGACAACCTTTATGCGCGAGCTGCCTAAAGAGCTGGAAGAAGCTGCAATTGTAGACGGGGCTTCCTCCTTTACGATTGTCAGAAGGATCTTCCTGCCACTCATGTGGCCCGCTCTGGTCACAACAGGCCTGCTGGCATTTATTGCCGCGTGGAATGAGTTCCTGTTCGCACTTACTTTTACCCTGTCCAACGATGTGCGCACGGTCCCTGTGGCAATTGCTCTACTTTCCGGTGCTTCCGAGTTTGAGCTGCCGTGGGGGCGCATCATGGCAGCCTCGGTTGTGGTCACCGTGCCGATCGTGGTGCTTGTACTCATCTTTCAAAGAAAAATTGTCGCTGGCCTGACTGCTGGCGCCGTAAAAGGATAA
- a CDS encoding glycosyltransferase family 4 protein, translating to MPTIMQIVPDLRTGGAERTTVDVAEAIVKHGWGSIVLSEGGRLLPELEATGARHIQFPAGTKSPARLWQNSRRIIKIARESNVSLIHARSRAPAWSALWAAHALKIPFVTTYHGLYKEQNALKAFYNSAMTRSDAIIANSNYTAGVIRQRNAAVTSKITVIHRGSDLGYLDPNNVEEERKEALRTAWGLRKGQRVILNVARLTAWKGQGVLIDAAVRLLGSGDYEDLCVVLAGDHQGREEYLRSLKSQIDQAGLSERIKLVGHCADVAAAHALADVSVVASIEPEAFGRAAVEAQAARVPVIVSDIGAVPETVLVPPVVSESERTGWHVPAGDAESLARTLETVLSLPQVDLEDLRSRALAHVKQKFTKEAMCSATLDVYAKQLGN from the coding sequence ATGCCAACAATAATGCAAATTGTCCCCGATCTTCGAACTGGCGGCGCTGAGCGCACAACCGTTGATGTGGCCGAGGCAATTGTAAAGCATGGGTGGGGATCGATTGTTTTGTCGGAAGGGGGAAGGCTGTTGCCGGAGCTGGAGGCTACGGGCGCTCGGCACATTCAGTTTCCAGCTGGAACCAAGAGCCCTGCTAGGCTTTGGCAAAACTCGCGGCGTATTATTAAAATTGCAAGGGAAAGCAACGTCTCTTTGATCCACGCTAGAAGTCGTGCGCCTGCATGGTCGGCGCTGTGGGCAGCTCATGCACTGAAAATCCCATTTGTGACGACCTATCACGGGCTCTACAAAGAACAGAATGCTTTGAAAGCCTTTTATAATTCGGCAATGACCCGTTCTGATGCCATTATCGCAAATTCCAATTACACCGCTGGCGTCATCCGGCAAAGAAATGCTGCCGTTACCTCCAAAATCACGGTTATCCATAGGGGCTCTGATCTAGGCTACCTTGACCCGAACAATGTGGAGGAAGAGCGCAAGGAAGCCTTGAGGACGGCTTGGGGCCTGCGCAAAGGACAGCGGGTTATTTTGAACGTGGCCCGATTGACCGCATGGAAGGGGCAGGGGGTTCTTATTGATGCGGCGGTGCGCCTGCTCGGTAGTGGAGACTATGAGGATCTTTGTGTTGTTCTGGCGGGGGACCATCAGGGGCGGGAGGAGTATCTTCGCTCGCTCAAATCGCAAATCGATCAGGCGGGGCTTAGCGAGCGTATCAAGCTGGTTGGCCATTGCGCCGATGTTGCAGCCGCCCACGCTCTTGCCGATGTAAGTGTTGTGGCCTCCATTGAGCCAGAGGCGTTTGGGCGTGCAGCAGTGGAGGCTCAGGCCGCCCGTGTTCCGGTGATTGTGAGTGATATTGGCGCGGTACCAGAAACGGTTCTGGTGCCGCCGGTAGTTTCGGAAAGCGAGCGCACCGGATGGCATGTGCCCGCGGGAGATGCAGAATCGCTTGCGCGAACCCTTGAAACTGTTCTGAGTCTGCCTCAGGTAGATCTTGAGGATTTGCGAAGCAGGGCATTGGCCCATGTAAAACAAAAATTTACAAAAGAGGCAATGTGTTCCGCGACCCTTGATGTCTATGCCAAGCAATTGGGAAATTGA
- a CDS encoding alpha-glucosidase family protein: protein MNAFVSPDQSARKSTLPNDRDWWRGAVIYQVYPRSFADSNGDGIGDLQGITNKLEYIAGLGVDALWISPFMKSPMDDFGYDVSDYTEVDPMFGTIQDFKTLIAKAHALGLRVLMDQVISHTSDQHLWFEESRQSRNNTKADWYVWADAKPDGSPPNNWLSIFGGSAWQWDARRMQYYLHNFLKSQPDLNFHSEEVRKAVLEATRFWLDLGVDGFRLDTVNFYFHDKELRDNPPRQSSETSASAKDNNPYTFQEHIYDKSRPDNIAFLERLRALMNEYPNTTTVGEIGAEQDAIDLITQYTEGSKRLHMAYSFDLLSNTPTPTYVKACVEKLEAKIGDGWPSWAMSNHDVVRVASRLGEGANVAEIAPVLLALNASLRGSPCIYQGEELGFAEAEVLFDLLQDPYGIEFWPEFKGRDGCRTPMAWDNSMHGGFTEGTPWLPVDSGHIASNVGEQSKDPNSILNRTRQFLKWRRSQSALIKGTIRFLDTGDQILGFVRALETEETFCLFNLSDETATLDVSSLGKLLALKGHGFVARLKGGAVTITPWQAAFLKIQKGSGAY, encoded by the coding sequence ATGAATGCATTTGTTTCCCCAGATCAAAGTGCCCGCAAATCAACGCTCCCCAATGACAGGGATTGGTGGCGGGGCGCTGTCATCTATCAGGTCTACCCGCGCTCATTTGCTGATAGCAATGGGGATGGTATCGGAGATTTGCAGGGGATTACCAACAAGCTGGAATATATTGCCGGATTGGGCGTAGATGCTCTTTGGATCTCCCCTTTTATGAAATCACCGATGGATGATTTTGGCTATGATGTTTCTGATTATACCGAGGTGGATCCCATGTTCGGAACCATTCAGGACTTCAAGACGCTGATAGCAAAGGCCCACGCCCTCGGTCTTCGGGTCCTTATGGATCAGGTGATCTCCCACACTTCAGATCAGCACTTGTGGTTCGAAGAAAGCCGTCAGAGCCGCAACAATACCAAAGCGGACTGGTATGTGTGGGCCGATGCCAAACCGGACGGTTCCCCTCCAAACAACTGGCTTTCCATATTTGGCGGGTCGGCGTGGCAATGGGATGCCCGCCGGATGCAGTATTATCTGCATAATTTTCTGAAATCCCAACCGGACTTGAACTTCCATAGCGAGGAGGTTCGCAAAGCTGTTCTGGAGGCAACCCGCTTCTGGCTTGATCTGGGGGTGGATGGTTTCCGGCTGGACACGGTGAACTTCTACTTTCACGACAAGGAGCTGCGTGATAATCCCCCTCGCCAGTCCAGTGAAACCTCGGCTTCTGCAAAGGACAATAATCCCTACACCTTCCAAGAGCATATCTACGACAAGTCACGCCCTGACAATATCGCATTTCTTGAGCGCCTGCGCGCATTGATGAATGAGTACCCCAATACGACGACCGTGGGGGAAATTGGGGCTGAGCAGGATGCGATAGATCTTATTACCCAATATACTGAGGGCAGCAAACGTTTGCATATGGCGTATAGCTTCGACCTCCTGTCCAACACGCCCACTCCCACCTACGTGAAGGCCTGTGTTGAGAAACTGGAAGCAAAGATTGGAGATGGCTGGCCAAGCTGGGCCATGTCGAACCATGATGTTGTGCGGGTGGCTTCCCGTTTGGGCGAGGGGGCCAATGTGGCTGAAATCGCCCCGGTTTTGCTGGCGCTCAACGCATCTTTACGCGGCTCTCCTTGTATTTATCAAGGCGAAGAGCTCGGCTTTGCAGAGGCGGAGGTTCTATTTGATCTGCTGCAAGACCCATACGGAATTGAATTCTGGCCAGAGTTCAAAGGTCGTGACGGGTGCCGCACACCAATGGCATGGGATAATTCCATGCATGGGGGCTTCACTGAGGGAACGCCGTGGCTGCCGGTGGATTCTGGGCATATCGCCAGCAATGTCGGTGAACAATCAAAAGACCCGAACTCTATCCTCAACCGCACGCGGCAGTTCCTGAAATGGCGCCGGAGTCAAAGCGCGCTCATTAAAGGAACAATTCGCTTTTTAGATACCGGTGACCAGATTCTGGGTTTTGTTAGAGCATTAGAAACTGAAGAGACCTTTTGTCTATTCAATTTAAGCGATGAGACTGCCACACTGGATGTGAGTAGCCTTGGCAAACTGCTGGCCTTGAAGGGGCATGGCTTTGTTGCGCGGCTTAAAGGTGGGGCTGTGACCATTACACCATGGCAGGCAGCATTCTTGAAAATTCAAAAAGGGTCGGGAGCCTACTGA
- a CDS encoding aldo/keto reductase produces MQKRKLGQDFEVSAIGLGCMGMSEFYGPRDDTQSRQVLSRAVELGINFLDTADMYGPHHNEELLGEFLRSSRADVRIATKFGIRRNPGEYKRILDNSPLYMSQACEGSLKRLGVDYIDLYYVHRVSPSHPIEETIEALSRLIQQGKIGHIGLCEVSAKTLRKAHAVHPVTAVQTEYSLWSRQVESDILPTCQELGIGFVPYSPLGRGFLTGRFQDTQEFEENDFRTSLPRFSATALTQNKSIAEVISQTAKEKGCTPAQLSLAWLLAQGDNIVPIPGTKKLKYLEENAKSPAIHLSKADCKKLEASLTPLPVIGERYTAEGMKGLNA; encoded by the coding sequence ATGCAAAAACGTAAACTAGGTCAGGACTTTGAAGTATCCGCTATTGGGCTTGGCTGCATGGGAATGAGTGAATTCTATGGGCCCCGCGACGATACCCAATCGCGGCAAGTTCTCTCCCGCGCAGTGGAACTCGGAATCAACTTTCTCGATACGGCGGACATGTACGGCCCGCATCACAACGAAGAGCTACTAGGCGAGTTTCTTCGAAGCAGCCGAGCCGATGTGCGCATTGCAACGAAATTTGGTATCCGGCGCAACCCCGGAGAATACAAACGAATTCTGGACAATAGCCCTTTATATATGAGCCAAGCCTGTGAAGGTTCTTTAAAACGCTTGGGCGTGGACTACATCGACCTTTACTACGTACATAGAGTAAGCCCGTCCCATCCAATTGAAGAGACAATAGAGGCTCTGTCCCGCTTGATCCAGCAAGGAAAGATTGGCCACATCGGCCTTTGCGAAGTCAGTGCCAAAACTCTACGGAAAGCCCATGCTGTACACCCGGTAACAGCAGTGCAGACAGAATACTCCCTATGGTCGCGGCAGGTGGAAAGCGACATTTTGCCGACTTGTCAGGAACTAGGTATTGGATTTGTCCCTTATTCACCGCTGGGGCGCGGCTTCCTGACAGGGCGTTTTCAAGATACTCAGGAATTTGAGGAGAATGACTTTCGCACATCCCTCCCCCGTTTTTCTGCAACTGCCCTCACCCAGAATAAAAGCATCGCAGAAGTGATCTCTCAAACCGCGAAGGAGAAGGGATGTACCCCTGCGCAGTTGTCCCTAGCATGGCTTTTGGCACAGGGGGACAACATTGTGCCCATTCCAGGCACGAAAAAACTCAAATATCTGGAGGAGAATGCAAAGTCCCCGGCAATCCACCTGAGCAAAGCTGACTGCAAGAAACTGGAGGCCTCTCTAACCCCCTTACCTGTTATCGGAGAGCGATACACAGCAGAAGGCATGAAGGGGCTTAACGCATAA
- the infC gene encoding translation initiation factor IF-3, with protein MRRPFRAPPPTKEGPRTNQEIRVREVQLIDAEGENLGPTPIEKALEMASDQGLDLVEIAPNSKPPVCKILDYGRYKYQAQKKAAEARKKQKIVEIKEIKMRPNIDTHDYEVKMKNMKRFFDDGDKVKVTLRFRGREMAHQDLGMKLLLKVKEETADIAKVESHPKLEGRQMMMVLAPIAR; from the coding sequence ATTCGTCGTCCGTTTCGCGCACCACCCCCCACGAAGGAAGGGCCGCGCACCAACCAAGAAATTCGTGTTCGTGAAGTCCAGTTGATTGATGCTGAAGGGGAAAACCTTGGCCCAACACCTATCGAAAAAGCCCTTGAAATGGCTTCGGATCAGGGGCTGGACCTAGTAGAAATCGCGCCGAATTCCAAGCCTCCTGTCTGTAAAATTCTGGACTATGGTCGCTATAAGTATCAGGCCCAGAAAAAAGCTGCTGAAGCTCGCAAGAAGCAGAAAATCGTCGAGATCAAAGAGATCAAGATGCGCCCAAACATCGACACTCATGACTATGAAGTGAAGATGAAAAACATGAAGCGCTTCTTCGATGATGGCGATAAGGTCAAGGTTACGCTTCGTTTCCGTGGCCGTGAAATGGCTCACCAGGACCTGGGTATGAAGCTTCTTCTGAAAGTAAAAGAAGAAACTGCTGATATCGCCAAGGTGGAAAGCCATCCAAAGCTTGAAGGTCGGCAGATGATGATGGTGTTGGCGCCGATTGCTCGCTAA
- a CDS encoding carbohydrate ABC transporter permease, which translates to MTLAVSSGGMKLVKAQRSRLTSSRIRSAWLFLSPMLLALAVVAGWPLLRTIWLGFTDANLSDLSATQFIGFENYLAFYDGEAFGLLVDPQWWNAVGNTIYFTVISVGLETFFGLIVALVLHANFKGRGLARTAVLIPWAIPTIVSARMWGWLLHDQFGVLNEILMTIGIISQPVAWTANPDTAMWAVIIVDVWKTTPFMALLILAGLQMLPSDIYEAAKVDGVSPLKVFFKVTLPLIRPAVLVAVVFRALDALRIFDLIYVLTSNSSDTMSMSVYAKQQLIDFQEVGYGSAAATLLFMIVAGLTALTLVVGKVRVTEEGQ; encoded by the coding sequence ATGACCCTTGCCGTATCCAGCGGCGGAATGAAGTTAGTAAAAGCCCAGCGCTCTCGGCTGACCTCTTCCAGAATTCGCTCTGCATGGCTTTTTCTCTCTCCCATGCTTCTAGCTTTGGCAGTTGTTGCCGGCTGGCCTTTGCTCCGAACAATCTGGCTGGGCTTTACCGATGCAAACCTGTCAGACCTATCTGCTACCCAGTTTATCGGCTTTGAAAACTATCTCGCATTTTATGATGGTGAAGCTTTCGGCTTGCTGGTTGACCCGCAGTGGTGGAATGCTGTTGGTAACACAATCTACTTCACTGTCATTTCGGTTGGGTTGGAAACCTTCTTCGGTCTGATTGTGGCACTGGTTCTGCACGCCAACTTCAAAGGGCGCGGCTTAGCAAGAACTGCCGTGCTTATTCCATGGGCCATTCCAACAATTGTTTCTGCCCGTATGTGGGGGTGGCTGCTTCATGACCAGTTTGGAGTGCTGAATGAAATTCTGATGACAATTGGTATCATCAGCCAGCCAGTTGCATGGACAGCAAATCCCGATACGGCCATGTGGGCGGTTATTATTGTTGATGTGTGGAAGACAACGCCTTTCATGGCGCTGCTTATTCTTGCGGGCCTGCAAATGCTGCCCTCTGACATTTACGAGGCGGCAAAAGTGGACGGTGTTAGTCCCCTTAAGGTATTCTTCAAGGTCACGCTACCGCTTATTCGTCCCGCGGTTTTGGTGGCGGTTGTCTTCCGCGCGCTGGATGCGCTGCGTATCTTTGATCTGATCTACGTACTGACCTCCAACTCCTCCGACACCATGTCTATGTCCGTTTATGCCAAGCAGCAGCTTATCGACTTTCAAGAGGTTGGGTACGGCTCTGCCGCCGCAACGTTGCTGTTCATGATTGTTGCCGGATTAACCGCGCTTACTCTGGTTGTCGGCAAGGTCCGCGTTACTGAGGAGGGCCAGTGA
- the rplT gene encoding 50S ribosomal protein L20 gives MSRVKRGVTAHARHKKVIKAAKGYYGRRKNTIRTAKQAVEKAAQYAYRDRKARKRNFRSLWIQRINAATREHGMTYGRFIDGLNKAGIEVDRKVLSDIAIHQPEAFKALVEKAQAAIS, from the coding sequence ATGTCGCGTGTAAAAAGAGGCGTTACAGCCCACGCTCGTCACAAAAAGGTTATTAAGGCAGCCAAAGGTTACTATGGCCGTCGTAAAAATACCATCCGTACAGCTAAGCAGGCGGTCGAAAAAGCGGCACAGTACGCTTATCGCGACCGTAAGGCTCGCAAGCGGAACTTCCGTTCGCTCTGGATTCAGCGTATCAACGCTGCAACCCGTGAGCACGGCATGACCTATGGTCGTTTCATCGATGGTCTGAACAAGGCTGGCATCGAAGTAGACCGTAAGGTTCTGTCCGACATTGCTATCCATCAGCCAGAAGCGTTCAAAGCGCTGGTTGAAAAAGCACAGGCTGCTATCTCTTAA